The uncultured Dysgonomonas sp. genome contains the following window.
TGCCTATTCCGCTTCCGGTTGCTTTGTGGTCAAGGTATACGCTGGTTTCCAAAGTTATATCGTATGCGACCCGTTCCCGCCAGTTATTAAGATATGCATAGCCGATAACAATACCGTCTTGCTCATAAACGAAATACGGAAAATTTTTACCTGTTACCTTTTTTATGCGTTCCTTTATATCCTGTTCACTTACCGGATCGTATTCAAAAGTCACAATGGTTTCCTTTATATAGTAATTATATATATCTGCAATTCTCTTTGCATCATCCGGGGTTACGTCTCTGATCATAAATTACTGTGCTACAAGCGGTGGAATTTCATCTGTCTTATTGGGTATTACAGGGTCTACAGAGACAATGCTGTCGACAACAAATTTAGAGTAACCGCGCCAGGGCAATCTGCCATAATATTCTTTATAGTGGAGTTTTACGTTCTGGCCACTCATGCCCATCAGTTTTATAGCCAAATCCTTATCGTCTATCGAAAATTGAAATTCATTTGACTGGAGACCTTGCATGCCTTGGCCGAATCCGGACTGGATAAGCTCTCCTTCATAGGTTTTGAAGATAACGCCTTTGTGTTTTACATTATTCAATATGCCCGCTTTAACGCCTGAATCGCTGAATGGAACAAAATACCAGACGTATCCGAATATGAGAAGGCCAGCTATAATGATGGCCACGATGGTTGTAATGACTTTTTTTGCTGTCATAATTCTTTATGTTTTATGTTAAAACAATATATAAGATGTTATGTTCAGAAAACAAAGATATTCATATTTTTAGACTATTTTTGTGTTGAGGTACCAAAAGTAGACTTTATGAATATAGAAGAACTAAGGGATTATTGTATATCCGTAAAAGGTGCTACCGAATCTTTCCCGTTTAATGAAATGACACTGGTATTCAAAGTAATGGGTAAAATGTTTGCATATACACGGTTGAAGCCCAAGGATGGGGGATTTAGTGTCGATCTGAAATGTGATCCCGAGAAATCAGCCGATCTGCGGGAAAGGTACCGAGGAGTAGGGCATGGCACTCACACTCAGGGCTTATTGTGGAATAAGGTTTGTTTGGATAGTGATGTACCGGACAATCTGATAGAAGAGTTGATAAAACATTCAGTGGATGAGGTGATAAAGAAATTGCCTAAAAAGAAAAGATACGAATATTTGAATCTATAAAATAAGAGGATAAGATAATGATTATAAAAGATGCTCAGTTTGTAGTAAGTAATACCGATTACCGCAAATGTCCACAGGACGGAAAGCCCGAATATGCATTTATCGGACGGTCCAATGTCGGCAAATCTTCGCTAATTAATATGCTGACAAACAGAAAAGGACTAGCCATGACTTCCTCCAAACCGGGGAAAACACAATTGATAAATCATTTCATAATCAATGATGAATGGTATCTGGTCGATTTGCCCGGATATGGTTATGCTCAACGCGGGAAAGAAGGACGTGAGCAAATAAGGAAGATTATTGATAGTTATATCATAAACAGGGCAGAGCTTACCTGCTTATTCCTATTGTTGGATTCCCGTCATGAGCCACAACAGATAGATATTGAATTTATGAACTGGCTGGGTGAAGAAGGTGTGCCGTTTGTGATTGTGTTCACCAAGATAGATAAATTGAGTAAAGGTGCATTGAAAAAGAATATGGAAGCATATACAGATAGCCTGAAAGAAACATGGGAGGAAATCCCCCCTATATTTTATTCATCTGCCGAACATCGGTTGGGGGTAGATGAAATATTAGGTTATATTGAACAAATAAATAAAAGCTTATAAAAGAAACTGATATTTAAAACCTAAATCGAATACGCTATGCTGTTCGTACCAATGATTAATGTGGCTGATGCCAATGATTACATAAGTGTAATTGAATGTATGCAAGAGGTGCAAGGTAATAAAGTGGCTTGCGTAAACTGGCCCGAACTTTATCCTTCCCGGCCCGAAGTCGCCTTTAAGATAGCCCATAACGGAACACATCTGTTCCTTCAATTCTTTGTGGAGGAAAATGAAATTCTGGCTGAAGCGAGTGAAGATAACGGCCCTGTCTGGAAAGATTCATGTGTCGAGTCCTTTTTGTCGTTTGGAGATTCTCTTTACTATTATAATCTGGAAGTATCTTGCATAGGTAAAGTTCTTTTGGGTTACAGGGAAAATAAAGCGAATTCTGTGCGTGCGACTCCGGCTCTTTTATCTACTATAAAACGATATCCGAGTTTGGGTGCAGAGCCCTTTGGTAAGAGACAGGGGGATTTTAAGTGGAATATGTTAATCGTTGTTCCGGTTTCTGCTTATTGGCAATCCGGGTTAGAGACATTCAGTGGGGTTAAAGCACGTGGCAATTTTTATAAATGCGGCGATAATTTGACTATTCCGCACTATCTTTCATGGAATCCGGTTGAGACTAAAACGCCAAATTTTCACATGCCTTTATATTTCGGGGATATACATTTTGAATAAAAATGCATAATTGAAGCTAATTGTCAAATTTAGAGGGAGATATCGTTTTTATTT
Protein-coding sequences here:
- a CDS encoding carbohydrate-binding family 9-like protein gives rise to the protein MLFVPMINVADANDYISVIECMQEVQGNKVACVNWPELYPSRPEVAFKIAHNGTHLFLQFFVEENEILAEASEDNGPVWKDSCVESFLSFGDSLYYYNLEVSCIGKVLLGYRENKANSVRATPALLSTIKRYPSLGAEPFGKRQGDFKWNMLIVVPVSAYWQSGLETFSGVKARGNFYKCGDNLTIPHYLSWNPVETKTPNFHMPLYFGDIHFE
- a CDS encoding GNAT family N-acetyltransferase → MIRDVTPDDAKRIADIYNYYIKETIVTFEYDPVSEQDIKERIKKVTGKNFPYFVYEQDGIVIGYAYLNNWRERVAYDITLETSVYLDHKATGSGIGSILYQELINRAQKINIHSLIGVISLPNPESQKLHRKFNFELIGNFKESGVKFDSLIDVEFWQLIL
- a CDS encoding MmcQ/YjbR family DNA-binding protein, producing MNIEELRDYCISVKGATESFPFNEMTLVFKVMGKMFAYTRLKPKDGGFSVDLKCDPEKSADLRERYRGVGHGTHTQGLLWNKVCLDSDVPDNLIEELIKHSVDEVIKKLPKKKRYEYLNL
- the yihA gene encoding ribosome biogenesis GTP-binding protein YihA/YsxC; translated protein: MIIKDAQFVVSNTDYRKCPQDGKPEYAFIGRSNVGKSSLINMLTNRKGLAMTSSKPGKTQLINHFIINDEWYLVDLPGYGYAQRGKEGREQIRKIIDSYIINRAELTCLFLLLDSRHEPQQIDIEFMNWLGEEGVPFVIVFTKIDKLSKGALKKNMEAYTDSLKETWEEIPPIFYSSAEHRLGVDEILGYIEQINKSL